The Litoribacterium kuwaitense genome has a window encoding:
- a CDS encoding ABC transporter ATP-binding protein produces the protein MGNPILNVKDLNVSFKIGKHTYPALDDVSFSVMENSIVGVVGESGSGKSLTAQSILGILPKNAVVESGSICLDQDELINKSTKQWEKLRSNEISMIFQEPMTALNPLMKVGTQIEEVLKKHTNDPKKVRREKTIQMMREVGLPRPESLYHSYPHELSGGMRQRIVIAIALVNDPKLIIADEPTTALDVTIQDQILKLLKEMIRKRNGAMLFISHDWGVVTQICDYVLVVYAGKIIEQGPMDELIKSPKHPYTKGLLQAIPTYQKRGEKLYNIPLRVPALTERKKGEWPYIKVTEQNRKYIRDIFPEALQEQ, from the coding sequence GTGGGAAACCCTATATTAAATGTGAAGGACCTCAATGTTTCTTTTAAAATAGGCAAACATACGTATCCGGCATTAGACGATGTTTCTTTCAGTGTGATGGAAAATTCAATTGTCGGGGTAGTCGGAGAGTCAGGGAGCGGAAAGAGTTTAACCGCCCAATCGATCTTAGGAATTCTTCCGAAAAATGCAGTCGTCGAATCTGGAAGCATTTGTTTAGATCAAGATGAATTGATAAATAAAAGCACGAAACAATGGGAGAAGCTCCGTAGCAATGAAATTTCAATGATCTTTCAAGAGCCGATGACCGCGCTGAACCCATTAATGAAGGTCGGTACGCAAATCGAAGAAGTGTTAAAGAAGCATACAAATGATCCAAAAAAAGTGCGCCGAGAAAAGACGATTCAGATGATGCGTGAGGTCGGTCTTCCAAGGCCGGAAAGTCTCTATCATTCATATCCGCATGAATTATCCGGTGGGATGAGACAGCGTATAGTGATCGCCATTGCTTTAGTCAATGATCCAAAATTAATTATCGCTGACGAACCAACAACGGCGCTTGATGTCACCATTCAAGATCAAATCTTAAAGCTTCTAAAAGAAATGATTCGAAAACGAAATGGTGCCATGCTGTTTATTTCCCATGACTGGGGCGTGGTGACGCAAATTTGTGATTACGTCCTTGTCGTATATGCAGGAAAAATTATTGAACAAGGCCCGATGGATGAGCTCATTAAAAGCCCAAAACACCCGTACACAAAAGGGTTGCTACAGGCAATTCCCACTTATCAAAAACGAGGGGAAAAGCTGTATAACATCCCGTTACGGGTTCCTGCCTTAACAGAGCGGAAAAAAGGGGAATGGCCGTATATTAAAGTGACAGAACAAAACAGAAAATACATCAGAGATATCTTTCCGGAAGCATTACAGGAACAGTGA